A window of Aquitalea denitrificans contains these coding sequences:
- the hyi gene encoding hydroxypyruvate isomerase, translated as MPRFAANLSMLFGEVDFLSRFQAAAKAGFSGVEYLFPYDYDKQKLAELLDKHHLVQVLHNLPAGNWAAGERGIACLPDRVGEFQDGVGEAIAYAKTLGCSQLNVLAGIRPARVEADVVQETLYNNLRFAAKALKAEGIKLLVEAINTFDIPGFVITRTPQVLALIRDIGSDNLFVQYDIYHMQRMEGELALTLQSQLQHIAHIQLADNPGRHEPGTGEINYPYLFGLLDRLGYQGWVGCEYKPKAGTVAGLGWVSQYL; from the coding sequence ATGCCAAGATTTGCCGCTAATTTGAGCATGTTGTTTGGCGAAGTTGATTTCCTCTCCCGCTTCCAGGCTGCAGCCAAGGCTGGTTTTAGCGGAGTGGAGTACTTGTTTCCCTATGACTATGACAAACAAAAGTTAGCAGAGCTATTGGATAAGCACCATTTGGTACAAGTCCTGCACAACCTGCCTGCCGGTAACTGGGCAGCAGGGGAACGAGGCATTGCCTGCTTGCCTGATCGTGTTGGGGAGTTTCAGGATGGGGTTGGTGAGGCAATTGCTTATGCGAAGACCTTGGGGTGTAGTCAGCTGAATGTACTGGCTGGTATACGCCCAGCCCGTGTAGAGGCCGATGTGGTGCAGGAGACCTTGTATAACAATTTGCGTTTTGCAGCCAAAGCCTTGAAGGCAGAAGGCATCAAGCTGCTGGTGGAAGCCATTAATACCTTTGATATCCCTGGGTTTGTCATTACCCGCACGCCCCAGGTACTAGCACTGATACGGGATATTGGTAGTGACAACCTATTTGTCCAATACGACATTTATCACATGCAGCGGATGGAAGGGGAGCTGGCTCTGACCCTCCAATCACAACTACAGCACATCGCACATATCCAGTTGGCTGACAATCCGGGACGTCACGAGCCCGGTACAGGGGAAATCAATTACCCCTACCTGTTCGGATTGTTGGATCGACTTGGATATCAGGGCTGGGTTGGCTGCGAATATAAACCCAAAGCCGGGACTGTGGCTGGTTTGGGGTGGGTTAGTCAGTATCTGTAA
- a CDS encoding 2-hydroxy-3-oxopropionate reductase, with protein MKIGFIGLGIMGAPMAGHLAQAGHVLFVNSRSSLPQSLAEFPVTACDKARQVAELADVIILMLPDTPDVEEVLFGAHGVAEAELRGKVVVDMSSISPIETKQFALQIEKLGGHYLDAPVSGGEVGARAATLSIMVGGPQDVFEQLLPIFQLMGKNITRIGENGDGQTAKVANQIIVALTIEAVGEALLFAARAGADPAKVRQALLGGFASSKILEVHGERMVKRTFDPGFRISLHQKDLNLALSSAQKMALALPATALAQQLLSSCIAQGGAAWDHSAMVRALEQLSDFSIPGQ; from the coding sequence ATGAAAATTGGATTTATCGGACTAGGAATCATGGGGGCTCCGATGGCTGGGCACTTGGCACAGGCCGGGCATGTCTTGTTCGTCAATTCACGTAGCAGCTTGCCGCAATCACTGGCGGAATTTCCAGTGACAGCTTGTGACAAGGCTAGGCAGGTGGCTGAACTCGCGGATGTAATCATTCTTATGTTGCCGGATACACCAGATGTGGAGGAGGTATTGTTTGGGGCTCACGGTGTTGCGGAAGCAGAACTGAGAGGTAAGGTGGTGGTAGATATGTCTTCCATCTCCCCCATTGAAACCAAGCAGTTTGCCCTCCAGATCGAGAAACTGGGAGGGCATTATCTGGATGCACCGGTGTCCGGGGGGGAGGTAGGCGCCAGGGCTGCAACCCTGTCCATCATGGTTGGGGGGCCGCAGGATGTGTTTGAGCAGTTGCTGCCGATTTTTCAACTGATGGGGAAGAACATTACCCGGATTGGTGAAAATGGAGATGGTCAGACGGCCAAAGTGGCAAACCAGATTATTGTGGCGCTGACCATTGAGGCTGTTGGTGAGGCGTTGTTATTTGCTGCTCGTGCAGGTGCTGATCCGGCAAAGGTAAGGCAAGCATTACTGGGTGGTTTTGCTTCATCGAAAATTCTGGAAGTACATGGCGAACGTATGGTGAAGCGTACTTTTGATCCTGGATTCCGCATTTCTTTACACCAAAAGGATCTCAATCTTGCCTTGTCCAGTGCACAGAAAATGGCGCTGGCATTGCCTGCTACGGCATTGGCTCAGCAACTGTTAAGCAGTTGTATTGCCCAAGGAGGAGCGGCTTGGGATCATAGCGCCATGGTGCGGGCGCTGGAGCAGTTATCAGATTTTTCAATCCCGGGGCAGTAG
- a CDS encoding urate hydroxylase PuuD yields the protein MESYLLEFCNLLLRWLHVIAAIAWIGESIYFVMLDNSLTRPQGIQDQRYDLLGEMSSVHGGGFYHNQKYLSRPPFPLDDKLHWSFWKSYTTWLSGFFLFCLLYLSNASIYLVNPASPWAWAAVLTPTEASIAAVALLIFGWLIYDELCRRISPEMQRDGILSVAVALMMTGVAYFSSHVFQGRAAFLLTGAVMATCMSANVFFWIIPGQRRMVAALQAEESPNPLDGKRGKQRSVHNTYFTLPVVFLMISNHYAFAYSNETAWFIMTLFILAGALIRQYFVLRHRGHNVLTLPAASGILLLVIAMIAAPSSTPAAQEEQKPTTGSISSTMPTSNDMRAVTNILHERCTTCHAAKPTQAGFTAPPAGIRLDNDLDIRLHHIKIKQAVASKYMPLANLTKMSDEERLLISQWQP from the coding sequence ATGGAAAGCTATCTCTTAGAGTTTTGCAACCTACTGCTACGCTGGTTGCACGTCATCGCTGCCATAGCCTGGATTGGCGAGTCAATTTATTTCGTCATGCTGGATAACAGTTTGACCAGGCCACAAGGAATACAAGATCAGCGTTACGACTTGCTGGGTGAAATGTCATCTGTGCATGGTGGCGGCTTTTACCATAACCAGAAATATCTGAGCCGACCACCCTTTCCACTAGATGACAAATTGCACTGGTCTTTCTGGAAGTCTTATACCACCTGGCTTTCCGGATTTTTCCTGTTCTGCTTGCTGTATTTGAGCAATGCCTCTATCTATCTGGTGAATCCGGCCAGCCCATGGGCTTGGGCTGCAGTACTAACCCCGACTGAGGCTAGTATTGCTGCGGTAGCACTGCTTATATTCGGTTGGCTAATATATGATGAACTGTGCCGTCGTATCAGTCCGGAAATGCAACGTGATGGCATCTTAAGTGTGGCTGTCGCCTTGATGATGACCGGAGTTGCTTATTTCAGTAGTCATGTATTCCAGGGGCGGGCTGCCTTTCTGCTAACGGGAGCAGTCATGGCAACCTGCATGTCTGCCAATGTATTCTTCTGGATAATTCCGGGGCAAAGGCGCATGGTGGCAGCACTACAGGCTGAAGAGTCACCCAACCCACTGGATGGTAAACGTGGCAAACAACGATCAGTACATAACACCTACTTTACCCTTCCGGTGGTATTCCTGATGATCAGTAACCACTACGCCTTTGCTTATAGCAATGAGACGGCGTGGTTCATCATGACATTGTTCATTCTGGCAGGTGCTCTTATCCGACAGTATTTCGTACTACGTCACCGTGGCCATAATGTTCTGACCTTACCCGCCGCCAGTGGAATCCTGTTATTGGTCATCGCGATGATAGCTGCACCATCCTCCACTCCAGCCGCACAAGAGGAACAAAAACCAACAACTGGCAGTATCAGCAGTACGATGCCAACAAGCAATGATATGCGTGCGGTGACAAACATCCTGCATGAACGCTGCACCACCTGCCATGCGGCCAAGCCCACCCAGGCTGGCTTTACCGCTCCTCCAGCAGGAATCCGGCTGGATAATGATCTGGACATTCGTCTACATCACATCAAGATCAAGCAGGCAGTGGCCAGCAAATATATGCCGCTAGCTAATTTAACCAAGATGAGTGACGAAGAACGCTTATTGATTTCCCAATGGCAACCCTGA
- the uraH gene encoding hydroxyisourate hydrolase, which translates to MGKLSTHVLDTMHGRAAAGMYFELHRIEGGEKTLLRHLHTNEDGRSERALLSEEEMQSGIYELIFHAGDYFLSQGINLPKPCFIDQVVLRFGIADPEQNYHVPLIVTPWTYSTYRGS; encoded by the coding sequence ATGGGAAAACTTTCCACACACGTACTTGACACAATGCATGGACGAGCAGCCGCCGGTATGTACTTCGAGCTACACCGGATAGAAGGGGGGGAAAAAACGCTGCTACGCCATCTACATACCAATGAAGACGGCCGTAGCGAGAGAGCTTTATTGAGTGAAGAAGAGATGCAGTCTGGCATCTACGAATTGATATTTCACGCTGGTGATTATTTTCTCTCTCAGGGTATTAATCTGCCGAAACCCTGTTTTATAGATCAGGTTGTACTGCGCTTTGGGATTGCTGATCCAGAGCAAAACTATCACGTTCCGTTAATAGTGACGCCATGGACATATTCAACTTACCGCGGCAGCTGA
- a CDS encoding FCD domain-containing protein, whose product MNSLYCHRALIIALYDRPGQSSCSFDEHEQILKLLARRDSDGVLHAMQQHLQDCEYHMHFKDRNPQDPWTLFHRQC is encoded by the coding sequence ATGAATAGTTTGTATTGCCACAGAGCGCTCATCATCGCTCTGTACGATAGGCCAGGACAAAGTAGCTGCTCATTCGATGAGCATGAGCAGATTCTGAAACTTCTGGCCAGAAGGGATAGTGATGGCGTTCTGCATGCGATGCAGCAGCATCTGCAGGACTGCGAGTATCACATGCATTTTAAGGATCGTAATCCGCAGGATCCATGGACCTTGTTTCATCGCCAGTGTTAG
- the puuE gene encoding allantoinase PuuE has product MQQAYPRDMVGYGRRRPQVFWPGQARVAVQFVLNYEEGGESSVLHGDAVSEQFLSEIVGAAAYSTRHMSMESLYEYGSRVGVWRILREFKRRELPLTVFAVGMALERNPEAAAAFVEQGHEIACHGYRWLHYQHADRGLEREHMQRCVEVVRQLTGEHPAGWYTGRDSPNTRQLVVEEGGFLYDSDYYGDELPFWTEVSMSNGLGKPHLVVPYTLDANDMRFVSTQGFNTGEHFFQYLKDSFDVLYAEGELTPSMLSIGLHCRLIGRPGRFAALQRFLDYVQQHPWVWVCRRVDIAKHWLHHYPYPKMEPCQ; this is encoded by the coding sequence ATGCAGCAGGCTTATCCACGAGACATGGTCGGTTATGGACGACGGCGACCGCAAGTGTTTTGGCCCGGCCAAGCCAGGGTAGCGGTTCAATTTGTCCTCAATTATGAAGAGGGTGGCGAGAGCAGTGTCTTGCATGGTGATGCAGTATCCGAGCAGTTTCTATCAGAAATCGTCGGAGCTGCTGCCTATTCCACCAGGCATATGTCGATGGAAAGTCTATATGAGTATGGCTCACGGGTTGGTGTCTGGCGTATTTTGCGTGAGTTCAAACGACGTGAATTACCATTGACTGTATTTGCTGTCGGCATGGCATTGGAACGTAACCCAGAAGCCGCCGCAGCCTTTGTGGAGCAGGGGCATGAAATAGCTTGTCATGGTTATCGCTGGTTGCATTATCAGCATGCAGACCGTGGGTTGGAGCGTGAGCACATGCAGCGTTGCGTTGAGGTTGTACGTCAATTGACAGGGGAACATCCTGCCGGGTGGTATACCGGTAGAGATAGCCCTAATACCCGGCAACTGGTGGTGGAGGAGGGCGGGTTCTTGTATGACTCCGATTATTATGGTGACGAATTGCCATTTTGGACTGAGGTGAGCATGAGTAATGGGCTGGGTAAACCGCACCTAGTTGTCCCATATACTCTTGATGCAAATGACATGCGATTTGTCTCTACGCAGGGGTTTAATACTGGCGAGCATTTTTTCCAATATCTCAAGGATAGTTTTGATGTTCTTTATGCTGAAGGGGAATTAACGCCCAGCATGCTATCGATTGGTTTGCATTGCCGTTTGATTGGACGGCCTGGTCGCTTTGCTGCCTTGCAGCGTTTTCTTGATTATGTACAGCAGCATCCTTGGGTCTGGGTGTGCCGTCGGGTCGATATCGCCAAGCATTGGTTGCATCATTACCCTTACCCTAAAATGGAGCCCTGCCAATGA